The Xenopus tropicalis strain Nigerian chromosome 2, UCB_Xtro_10.0, whole genome shotgun sequence genome window below encodes:
- the LOC100489670 gene encoding uncharacterized protein C6orf132 homolog — translation MKKGTLNKLFGKKNANNNSLYAENPPWILPQGYKKGSADYHDMQSSYAFLEDSGSATLKARPGPRIRPLLPVTTNSMDTQGMAVPTPNVPEGFAEHTPVENGLKLNGNYRMYSSIGDLRANMHYDNYPEEIPAPPSVPPPPPPNMAPPDPPHQGPPSPSESSPGSPSPPDFIPPTPNSSAPVVPNFVPPPPPPPNISPLGNQQLQSASKWKSETGLNNLPNDVPVGLPNRFSLNPSLFQPSHGQTHTNVDPNSSLPRLFKVPPPAPTRISSIQQQEYISPQADNTRYTKDPPPSPVPSSFNPTMQAKLFSTRRGQSSLNDTMNKRKSMIIMDTPSESMDHSHTNEIVSAIKADTGRYGSTDIRAKMDGTLSGKTESGDNSVNLNGANQENPELNTSKGYGFNNNAEKQTSKIMQIKNDFVSTMSGKNSVKEWPKVSKDTTAFNTALSKDSYVSEVSKSSKPTINIISLKPIIGDENPNISNTNLHSTNDEDVSQKSMEAIGEVKTEPVKVIKTPLSPPPVAPPPPPIAMAPSPLSVPPPPPPLPTALTTAPFPLPTASPLLLSKKASATNLPTPTPPPPPPPPPPLPSLSASQPTDSQLSPKAAASLPEVPSMASPMPPPKAPPAPPPLPPLVSPSVQKSPLTLSKDLHTKDDNLKEIPEKDKPTEIRHIQPSLKTTDNDQKNKVGKIKQELEALLSSPKKEDIKVGTLKKSQHGLENKKKTPNDKVAPVRGGENTLVNSLMMKVPLLPNHPVVEDSDADTSEWHPKNNSADIDFPEPDYLPASSKPINHYKQQPAPHTTTKETTVESAPSPTKSTNELNIGETPVPSYKPHHARRVSAGSWAIEPVSSVASKSEPVLSLKAETDQEPKEALSPLASLVNSESSQIRVFAGSWTKEPISSVAFKSEPVLSFKADTNHEPKEALSPLTSLTNSESISQRENEKGLNHPNTGEKVDEGSPMALLMAAKKRAQKGPRSVERSNLPKISVANGAVISSLNSQNNEINPNTFVVVPMKENTQQTLPEGSSPYLKNSSIASSLSSSADKSENLEWSNQGLPKPSVSIQVFDSQHPSGDNSRSWSSAYKLQDSLNPQIKIVHPMAENKSPKLENFNISSYPSPSPVLRSNEEIEYEIIPPPAEFMNSPTMSNMSVHNTQQKERPFLYGDNIMSDYGKPSYEQNYKSNQTVISQTMNSRDKYLDDHYISGFSRDSQKGSLIKKRLYMPEPESSRNYGKPSTLRSAALPASYSHRLPPPNPTMVLDPRRSSSTPRFIAQGRRMSTENLIRVVPSQNDMKYKAQTPEYPVSRPNRPQTSYPGMTFTVRPGTRQPISNTYQGGYM, via the exons agCATGGATACACAGGGCATGGCAGTACCCACGCCTAATGTACCAGAGGGTTTTGCTGAACATACTCCAGTTG aGAATGGACTAAAGCTAAATGGGAATTACAGAATGTACAGCTCTATAGGAGATCTGAGGGCAAATATGCATTATGACAATTATCCTGAAGAAATCCCCGCACCTCCATCTGTGCCGCCACCACCTCCTCCTAACATGGCTCCTCCTGACCCACCTCATCAAGGTCCACCTTCACCCTCAGAGTCTTCTCCAGGATCCCCTAGCCCACCAGACTTTATACCACCAACACCCAACTCCAGTGCACCTGTGGTGCCCAATTTTGTTCCTCCAcctccccctcccccaaatatttcACCACTTGGTAACCAGCAATTGCAGAGTGCATCCAAATGGAAATCTGAAACTGGCCTCAATAACCTGCCCAATGATGTACCAGTGGGTTTACCAAACAGATTTTCTTTAAATCCTTCTCTCTTTCAACCAAGCCACGGGCAAACACATACCAATGTGGACCCTAATTCCAGTTTGCCAAGATTATTCAAAGTACCACCTCCTGCCCCAACAAGGATATCATCAATACAACAGCAAGAATATATTTCCCCGCAGGCTGATAATACCAGATATACTAAAGATCCTCCACCATCTCCTGTTCCATCTAGTTTTAATCCGACTATGCAGGCCAAACTTTTTTCAACACGTCGGGGACAGTCTTCACTAAATGATACAATGAACAAAAGGAAATCTATGATCATAATGGATACACCAAGTGAAAGTATGGATCACAGTCACACAAATGAAATTGTTAGTGCTATTAAGGCTGATACAGGGAGATATGGATCAACAGACATAAGAGCAAAAATGGATGGAACACTGTCAGGAAAAACTGAGAGTGGTGACAACAGTGTTAATTTAAATGGTGCTAACCAAGAAAATCCAGAATTAAATACCTCTAAGGGGTATGGTTTCAATAATAATGCTGAGAAACAAACCAGTAAGATTATGCAGATTAAAAATGACTTTGTATCAACAATGTCTGGGAAGAATAGTGTTAAGGAATGGCCTAAAGTGTCCAAGGATACAACAGCATTTAATACAGCATTAAGCAAAGACAGCTATGTATCAGAGGTGTCAAAAAGCTCAAAGCCTACCATTAACATTATTTCACTTAAACCTATAATAGGAGATGAAAATCCAAATATATCTAACACCAACCTACATTCTACAAATGACGAGGATGTTTCTCAAAAGTCAATGGAAGCCATTGGTGAAGTAAAAACAGAACCAGTAAAAGTTATTAAAACTCCTCTATCCCCACCTCCAGTGGCCCCTCCACCTCCTCCAATTGCAATGGCACCCAGTCCACTATCAGTTCCCCCACCACCTCCACCACTTCCCACAGCACTCACAACAGCACCCTTTCCTCTACCAACAGCTTCACCCCTATTACTATCAAAGAAGGCATCTGCCACAAATCTCCCCACACCCACACCACCacctccccctcctcctcctcctccccttcctTCACTCTCCGCTTCCCAGCCAACAGACTCTCAGTTATCACCAAAAGCTGCAGCCTCTTTACCTGAAGTACCATCAATGGCTTCACCAATGCCACCACCAAAAGCACCTCCAGCACCTCCACCTTTGCCTCCACTTGTTAGTCCATCTGTTCAGAAATCACCATTAACTCTATCCAAGGACTTGCATACAAAAGATGACAATTTAAAAGAGATTCCTGAAAAAGATAAACCCACTGAAATCAGACATATTCAACCATCTTTAAAAACTACTGACAATGATCAAAAAAACAAAGTTGGAAAAATCAAACAGGAGCTTGAAGCTTTACTCTCCTCCCCCAAAAAAGAAGACATCAAAGTGGGTACTCTTAAAAAATCACAACATGgtctagaaaataaaaaaaagacacctAATGATAAAGTAGCTCCTGTTAGAGGTGGAGAAAACACACTAGTTAATTCATTGATGATGAAAGTTCCACTTCTTCCTAATCATCCAGTTGTGGAGGATTCTGATGCTGATACATCTGAATGGCATCCAAAGAATAACTCGGCTGATATTGATTTTCCAGAGCCCGATTATTTGCCTGCTTCCAGTAAACCAATTAATCACTATAAACAACAGCCTGCACCACACACCACGACCAAGGAGACAACAGTAGAATCCGCTCCATCACCAACAAAATCCACAAATGAGTTAAATATTGGTGAAACTCCAGTCCCATCATATAAACCACATCATGCAAGAAGGGTCTCTGCTGGCAGCTGGGCCATAGAACCTGTCTCATCAGTGGCATCTAAGTCAGAGCCAGTCTTGAGTTTAAAAGCAGAAACTGATCAAGAGCCTAAAGAAGCTTTATCTCCTTTAGCATCTTTAGTAAACTCAGAATCAAGTCAGATAAGGGTCTTTGCTGGCAGCTGGACCAAAGAACCGATCTCATCAGTGGCATTTAAGTCAGAGCCAGTTTTAAGTTTCAAAGCAGACACTAATCATGAGCCTAAAGAAGCTTTATCTCCTTTAACATCTTTAACAAATTCAGAATCCATATCACAGAGAGAAAATGAAAAAGGATTAAATCACCCTAATACTGGGGAGAAGGTTGATGAAGGCTCTCCAATGGCTTTACTCATGGCAGCAAAGAAACGTGCACAAAAAGGACCACGCTCTGTTGAACGCAGTAATCTGCCCAAGATATCTGTTGCTAATGGAGCTGTGATAAGTTCCTTAAATTCTCAGAACAATGAAATAAATCCTAATACATTTGTTGTTGTGCCCATGAAAGAGAACACTCAACAGACACTACCAGAAGGTAGCTCACCTTATCTGAAAAACAGTAGCATTGCCTCCTCCTTAAGCAGCAGTGCAGATAAATCTGAAAACTTGGAGTGGAGTAATCAGGGTCTACCAAAGCCTTCTgtaagcattcaagtttttgactCTCAGCATCCCAGTGGGGACAATTCTAGAAGTTGGAGTAGTGCATACAAACTACAGGATTCTTTAAATCCACAAATCAAGATTGTTCACCCCATGGCTGAAAATAAGTCTCCAAAATTAGAGAACTTTAATATCTCTTCATATCCTTCACCTAGTCCAGTTTTGAGGTCAAATGAGGAAATAGAATATGAAATTATTCCACCTCCTGCAGAGTTCATGAATAGTCCAACAATGTCAAACATGAGTGTGCACAATACACAACAAAAAGAAAGACCTTTCCTTTATGGTGATAATATTATGTCGGATTACGGTAAGCCATCCTATGAACAAAATTATAAATCAAATCAGACCGTCATTTCGCAAACAATGAACAGCAGGGACAAATACCTGGATGATCACTATATCAGTGGGTTCTCTAGAGATTCACAAAAAGGCTCTCTAATTAAGAAAAGACTGTACATGCCTGAGCCAGAGAGTTCAAGAAATTATGGGAAACCAAGTACATTAAGGTCTGCAGCTTTGCCAGCATCATATAGCCATAGGCTACCCCCGCCCAATCCAACCATGGTTCTTGATCCTCGACGTTCCAGTTCTACCCCAAGGTTCATTGCACAAGGAAGAAGAATGTCCACAGAAAATCTCATCAGAGTGGTACCTTCTCAAAATGATATGAAATATAAAGCCCAAACTCCAGAGTATCCTGTTTCTAGACCAAACAG